The Porites lutea chromosome 4, jaPorLute2.1, whole genome shotgun sequence genome contains a region encoding:
- the LOC140933008 gene encoding polycomb group RING finger protein 3-like, with translation MQAMQKRVKLPLVNLNQHITCKLCNGYLVDAATITECLHTFCKSCLVRHIELVNRCPTCNTVIHETQPLYNIRLDRTMQDIVYKLLPRIEREERRRERKFYKDRQIPYPAPRVWQALSVPGPSNAVKKKTASLPKKISKPKVTESYHRTDEQISLQLETFRLVK, from the exons ATGCAGGCCATGCAG AAACGTGTCAAGTTACCATTGGTAAACCTCAATCAACACATAACCTGCAAATTGTGCAATGGGTATCTTGTTGATGCAGCAACCATAACAGAATGTCTGCACACTT TTTGTAAGAGCTGCCTTGTGAGACATATTGAACTTGTTAATCGATGTCCAACATGCAACACTGTTATTCATGAGACACAACCACTTTATAATATCAG ACTTGACAGAACTATGCAAGATATTGTTTACAAGCTCCTTCCAAGGATTGAAAGGG AGGAAAGGCGCAGAGAACGCAAGTTCTATAAAGATAGGCAGATACCATATCCAGCCCCCAGAG TTTGGCAGGCTTTATCTGTACCAGGACCATCAAATGCtgtcaagaaaaaaacagcatcattacccaaaaaaataagcaaaccaAAAGTAACAGAAAGCTATCATAGAACAGATGAACAAATCTCTCTTCAACTTGAGACGTTTAGGTTAGTGAAATAA
- the LOC140933011 gene encoding uncharacterized protein, protein MKFLPRKFRESQSDWFAKRGMPWHITVATRRAENHELEMMTFVHVYQTCNQDSCVVLSIMKDVIGKLKSQLPHLKTVFYRQDNAGCYHCGATIVGASFTGCASGVTVKRLDFSDAQGGKGPCDRKAASIKSHMKINLNQGSNIETAKEMVDAIQSSGGVPGVDVSLCISAQDPAPSLNVKIAGVSLISNIVYNNGSLTVWRAYGIGPGKCIRLEDLGIPQLVQIPDLVKCYEDTATTMPNAHFIKVKSRRQPCSDNSQQCSDTEEETVTETSPALHTFSCPEEGCMKVYQRFSSLQHHLDLGKHERALEHETLLDRAALGYAERLRGQSGSVPQIEQVRRQLNLSNQPFLPMGWALKSSHVKRTRFTEKQRDYLSSKFRIGESTGQKADAASVSKSMMTARDSNGNRLFSSSEFLTSQQVSSFFSRLSSKRKLEDDEMTESDFEENQNVENEKAFDELRSEVLQEVALTHPICYDRYNICELIANSKLSIFAIQMLKDICEHFDIPTTDIKVKRKAPYIDKLIAFGKNCTCQK, encoded by the coding sequence ATGAAGTTCTTGCCAAGAAAGTTTAGAGAAAGCCAAAGTGATTGGTTTGCAAAGCGGGGTATGCCTTGGCACATTACTGTAGCTACTCGACGAGCGGAAAACCACGAATTGGAGATGATGACATTTGTGCATGTTTACCAAACCTGCAACCAAGACAGCTGTGTGGTGCTTTCCATTATGAAGGATGTTATTGGAAAGCTAAAGTCACAGCTGCCTCATCTGAAAACTGTCTTCTACAGACAGGACAATGCCGGCTGTTACCACTGCGGGGCTACGATAGTGGGGGCCAGCTTTACAGGCTGTGCTAGTGGAGTGACTGTGAAACGCTTGGACTTTTCAGACGCACAGGGTGGTAAAGGCCCATGTGATAGAAAGGCGGCTTCAATTAAGTCACACATGAAAATCAACCTTAATCAAGGGTCTAACATCGAGACTGCCAAGGAAATGGTAGACGCTATCCAGTCATCGGGAGGTGTTCCTGGAGTTGACGTTTCATTATGCATCTCAGCGCAAGACCCAGCACCGTCCTTGAATGTAAAGATTGCAGGAGTGAGTTTGATTTCCAATATTGTATACAACAACGGAAGCCTGACCGTCTGGAGAGCGTATGGAATAGGGCCTGGTAAGTGCATACGTCTCGAGGACCTCGGTATTCCACAGTTGGTGCAGATTCCAGATCTCGTGAAATGTTATGAGGATACAGCCACAACAATGCCGAATGCACACTTTATCAAAGTTAAATCCAGGCGTCAACCTTGCTCAGATAATTCCCAGCAATGCTCAGATACCGAAGAAGAGACTGTGACTGAGACCTCACCCGCTCTTCATACATTTTCCTGTCCCGAGGAAGGATGCATGAAAGTTTATCAAAGATTTTCTTCTTTACAGCACCATCTGGACCTCGGAAAACACGAACGTGCTTTGGAGCATGAAACACTCCTTGACAGAGCAGCGCTTGGTTACGCAGAGAGGCTACGAGGTCAGTCTGGTAGTGTACCACAGATTGAGCAAGTGAGAAGGCAGCTAAACCTCTCGAATCAGCCTTTTTTACCTATGGGTTGGGCCCTTAAGTCTAGTCACGTAAAGCGGACACGATTCACAGAGAAGCAGAGAGACTACTTATCCAGTAAATTTCGTATTGGCGAGTCAACCGGCCAGAAAGCAGATGCAGCCTCGGTATCCAAGTCAATGATGACTGCTAGAGACAGTAATGGAAACCGCCTTTTTAGCAGTTCTGAATTTCTGACGAGTCAGcaagtttcaagtttcttttcaagACTGTCCTCAAAGCGCAAACTTGAAGATGACGAAATGACGGAAAGCGACTTTGAAGAAAACCAGAACGTTGAAAATGAGAAAGCCTTTGACGAGTTGAGAAGTGAAGTTCTTCAAGAGGTTGCCCTTACTCATCCAATATGCTATGACAGGTATAACATCTGCGAACTAATTGCAAATTCAAAGCTATCAATCTTTGCAATTCAAATGCTTAAGGATATCTGTGAACACTTTGATATACCAACAACGGACATCAAAGTAAAGAGAAAAGCCCCTTACATTGACAAGCTGATCGCCTTTGGAAAAAACTGCACTTGTCAGAAATAA